Proteins encoded together in one Temnothorax longispinosus isolate EJ_2023e chromosome 5, Tlon_JGU_v1, whole genome shotgun sequence window:
- the Dan gene encoding uncharacterized protein Dan → MPRNESSRSAGKRPMRAMTPQEKMDAIGRVHGGESKAAVARDIGVPESTLRGWCKAEDKIRAQLNNVRTTGTYDHILTSSSENSDNSRAGSSSRSTPTQNTMGMSTCGVAERVNEEPEAGPAPKRPKMENNLTSVAAAAAINMNTMNNMSTSARTPLINDLNPLLTNPAFLYNMLTLGDEKTLAALNSFMTRGTSSSHSAYLAPAVNLLESLHRNNGAMGSTMAMSMGNMLPTSNALINGKRRYNTHGIAPTAEIPPRVTARRQNNQSPNAEKPSGSISQPTNNRASPMPSTSASNGSVANNSKSSKDCKKLDDILRQLRQPGAGQSECSIAEILANNAMNNNNNNVDHVDNETSENSLPPEFAVVLEYGTKFADWLQKYGSAICTFRQVIQIRDILKNMSTWAESKEIESKEQSNGTS, encoded by the coding sequence ATGCCGCGGAACGAATCGTCGAGATCGGCGGGCAAGCGACCGATGAGAGCAATGACGCCACAAGAAAAAATGGATGCTATCGGCAGAGTGCACGGTGGAGAATCCAAAGCGGCTGTGGCACGTGATATCGGTGTGCCCGAATCAACTTTACGGGGATGGTGTAAGGCGGAAGACAAAATCCGCGctcaattaaataatgtaagaaCTACGGGGACCTACGATCATATTTTGACGTCCAGTTCGGAGAACAGTGATAATAGTCGAGCGGGATCTTCGTCACGGTCAACGCCAACCCAAAACACAATGGGAATGTCGACTTGTGGAGTTGCAGAGAGAGTCAACGAGGAGCCTGAGGCCGGGCCAGCGCCAAAGCGACCAAAAATGGAGAACAATTTGACATCCgttgccgctgccgctgcaATTAACATGAATACCATGAATAACATGTCGACATCGGCTCGAACACCTTTAATCAATGATCTAAATCCATTGTTAACTAATCCTGCATTTCTCTATAATATGCTCACGCTGGGCGATGAGAAGACTCTAGCCGCACTTAACTCGTTTATGACGAGAGGTACTTCTTCTTCTCACTCCGCATACTTAGCGCCTGCCGTGAATCTTCTTGAGAGTTTGCATAGGAACAACGGTGCGATGGGTAGCACGATGGCGATGTCAATGGGGAATATGTTGCCTACTAGCAATGCGCTAATTAACGGCAAAAGAAGGTACAACACTCATGGAATTGCACCAACTGCGGAGATACCGCCGAGAGTCACAGCGAGGAGACAAAACAATCAATCGCCGAATGCGGAGAAACCGTCCGGAAGCATCTCCCAACCGACGAACAATCGTGCCTCCCCTATGCCATCAACATCGGCGAGCAACGGCAGTGTGGCGAATAATTCAAAATCGTCCAAAGACTGTAAAAAACTTGATGACATATTACGTCAACTACGTCAACCAGGTGCCGGACAGTCAGAGTGTAGTATTGCAGAAATACTAGCCAATAATGCGAtgaacaataacaataataatgtcgACCATGTTGACAACGAAACATCTGAAAACTCCCTTCCGCCGGAATTTGCTGTCGTGTTAGAGTACGGTACTAAATTCGCAGATTGGTTACAAAAATATGGATCTGCCATCTGTACCTTCCGCCAAGTGATTCAGATAAgggatattttaaaaaacatgtcgACCTGGGCGGAATCGAAGGAAATTGAGTCAAAGGAACAGAGTAACGGTACGAGCTAG